A single genomic interval of halophilic archaeon DL31 harbors:
- a CDS encoding MOSC domain containing protein (PFAM: Molybdenum cofactor sulfurase, C-terminal~KEGG: nmg:Nmag_3206 MOSC domain containing protein), with product MTGTVEFVHLAEESGADPEPRETAEAVSGKGLRGDRYFENEGTFSTPDEETKRDVTLIEAEALEQAEADYGVAFDPGVHRRNVTVRGIGLNNLVGTRFRVGDVVLEGDELCEPCDYLERKLEQEGVQDALVHRGGLRCAVVDGGEIAVGDDVAPDA from the coding sequence ATGACTGGAACCGTCGAGTTCGTCCATCTGGCTGAAGAGTCCGGCGCCGACCCCGAACCACGGGAAACCGCTGAAGCGGTCTCGGGCAAAGGGCTGCGCGGCGACCGCTACTTCGAGAACGAGGGCACCTTCTCCACTCCTGACGAGGAGACCAAACGCGACGTGACGCTTATCGAGGCCGAGGCACTCGAGCAGGCCGAAGCCGACTACGGCGTCGCGTTCGACCCCGGCGTCCACCGCCGCAACGTCACCGTTCGTGGCATCGGTCTGAACAACCTCGTCGGAACGCGGTTCCGCGTCGGCGACGTCGTACTGGAGGGTGACGAACTCTGTGAGCCCTGCGACTACCTCGAGCGCAAACTCGAACAGGAGGGGGTGCAGGACGCGCTGGTCCACCGCGGTGGCCTCCGCTGTGCGGTCGTCGACGGCGGAGAAATCGCGGTCGGCGACGACGTGGCCCCCGACGCGTAA
- a CDS encoding hypothetical protein (KEGG: hut:Huta_1890 hypothetical protein), whose translation MGRTNPTFRDSARALEDQWAAYRRALRHRDQQHFDRLWEHVATYADAAGYHNRARNMDLVLVAIVLAQERRIAALEEAVETAADH comes from the coding sequence GTGGGGCGAACTAACCCGACCTTCCGGGACTCTGCTCGCGCGCTGGAAGACCAGTGGGCGGCGTACCGGCGGGCGCTGCGTCACCGCGACCAACAACACTTCGACCGGCTCTGGGAGCACGTCGCCACGTACGCCGATGCAGCCGGCTACCACAACCGGGCCCGGAACATGGACCTCGTGCTGGTGGCCATCGTACTTGCCCAGGAGCGCCGCATCGCCGCGCTCGAAGAGGCAGTCGAGACGGCCGCCGACCACTGA
- a CDS encoding AAA ATPase (SMART: ATPase, AAA+ type, core~KEGG: nmg:Nmag_2694 ORC1/cdc6 family replication initiation protein): MLRDGTVFDDEHLPREIVGRNSQMNEVTDALAPIEDGFGAENCFLFGPSGAGKTTVARAAVRELRREVLDVPTTYVNCWKEYTRSGVLERAAKNLAGAAVPKSAPASQLIDTLQSGLDSPSVIVLDEVDQLRDPGLLYDLHSVRGLAWICIANREVDLLARLDERVRSRVSVGYRVQFDRYTVETVTEIIHRRATEGLEPGAVDRETLHRIAQLADGDARRAITALHVTARKAEAEGLSTIAERLVEEAVVDAEAEVRQKTISKLNDHQRVLYQCIEQWGPLIQKALYEQYRGEHPDPITLRALRKNHLPKLEHYNLITTERHGGGKSYRLRE; this comes from the coding sequence ATGCTGCGAGACGGGACGGTTTTCGACGACGAGCACCTCCCGCGGGAGATCGTCGGCCGGAACAGCCAGATGAACGAGGTGACCGACGCACTCGCGCCCATCGAGGACGGGTTCGGGGCGGAGAACTGCTTCCTCTTCGGGCCCAGCGGCGCCGGAAAGACGACGGTCGCCCGTGCCGCCGTCCGCGAACTGCGCCGGGAGGTGCTGGACGTGCCGACGACCTACGTCAACTGCTGGAAGGAGTACACGCGCAGCGGCGTGCTCGAGCGCGCGGCGAAGAACCTCGCCGGCGCCGCCGTCCCCAAGAGTGCCCCCGCCAGCCAACTCATCGACACGCTCCAGAGCGGGCTGGACAGTCCGAGCGTTATCGTCCTCGACGAGGTGGACCAACTCCGGGACCCGGGGTTGCTCTATGACCTCCACTCAGTTCGGGGGCTCGCCTGGATCTGTATCGCGAACCGGGAGGTGGACCTGCTCGCCCGCCTCGACGAACGGGTGCGCTCCCGGGTCTCGGTGGGCTACCGCGTGCAGTTCGACCGCTACACGGTCGAGACGGTGACCGAAATCATCCACCGCCGGGCAACAGAAGGGCTCGAACCGGGCGCAGTCGACCGCGAGACGCTGCACAGAATCGCCCAACTGGCCGACGGCGACGCGCGGCGGGCCATCACGGCGCTCCACGTGACGGCACGGAAAGCCGAGGCCGAGGGGCTCTCGACCATCGCCGAGCGACTCGTCGAGGAGGCCGTCGTCGACGCCGAAGCGGAGGTGCGCCAGAAGACCATCTCGAAGCTGAACGACCACCAGCGCGTGCTCTATCAGTGTATCGAACAGTGGGGGCCACTCATCCAGAAAGCGCTCTACGAGCAGTATCGAGGGGAACACCCCGACCCGATTACGCTCCGGGCACTCCGCAAAAACCACCTCCCGAAACTGGAACACTACAACCTCATCACGACCGAGCGCCACGGCGGCGGGAAGAGCTATCGCCTCCGAGAGTGA
- a CDS encoding DNA polymerase B region (PFAM: DNA-directed DNA polymerase, family B, conserved region~KEGG: hje:HacjB3_16936 DNA polymerase I), whose amino-acid sequence MVYTVDFPEPETAVAWSLTDAGAEHQAVSYRPRFYVAATDGNTLTPVEESFEAHPDVTNVTHESHRPGWREEPAPMLAVEVTELETIPRLASTVAQIGRPGAYRCFNVDLSREFRYCQETGTSPVPQRPPTVMTLSVPPLTGSSGVDTVTVQFDAGDERVLDGSSQEIARGVETAIQEIEPDVLQLSSGDLVPRLFDAVGDAPLRLGREPGYTQLAAASSYESYGRVGHSPARYNLPGRVVVDSSNSFFLTETNLDGLLGLVERSHKPLQEAAWASIGNILTAMQIREALSRDVLVPWRAWRPEFFKSANTLEAADRGGFTFAPDTGLHENVHELDFSSLYPNIMCSRNISPETVCCDCHPGREDVPGLGYSICPEPGYLPDVLQPLIDDRDAIKQRIRDNEGDVGGSEALSGRSAAIKWILVACFGYQGFSNAKFGRIECHEAINAFAREIILDAKETFEAHGWRVVHGIVDSLWVTPMDDQAQTDLEAVADEISSATEIRLEYEAAYDWIAFCPRRNDDAGALTRYFGKRRDEPVDDEASYKRRGIECRQRSTPPFIADAQLALMQELGRTRSPAAVCDRLRAFIHELRAGAVDPHNLAITNRVSKRVEEYSQSTKNVAALERAGDLDLDMHPGQDVEYVVVDDEKEGRARVALLHEEPERYDAGFYRDELCRAAESVLAPVGFRRDAIERYLADHVDSTIGAFGG is encoded by the coding sequence GTGGTCTACACCGTCGACTTCCCGGAGCCCGAAACCGCCGTGGCGTGGTCACTCACCGATGCAGGCGCCGAACACCAGGCCGTCAGCTACCGGCCACGGTTCTACGTCGCCGCCACGGATGGGAACACGCTCACTCCCGTCGAGGAGTCGTTCGAAGCCCACCCGGACGTGACCAACGTCACGCACGAGTCTCACCGGCCGGGCTGGCGGGAGGAGCCGGCGCCGATGCTTGCCGTCGAGGTGACCGAACTCGAAACGATCCCACGGCTGGCGTCGACGGTCGCACAGATCGGCCGCCCCGGTGCCTACCGCTGTTTCAACGTCGACCTGTCGCGGGAGTTCCGCTACTGCCAGGAGACGGGGACCAGTCCAGTGCCACAGCGGCCCCCGACAGTCATGACGCTCTCGGTGCCGCCGTTGACGGGGTCGAGTGGCGTGGACACGGTGACGGTACAGTTCGATGCAGGAGACGAGCGGGTGCTGGACGGCAGTAGCCAAGAGATCGCTCGCGGTGTCGAGACCGCAATCCAGGAAATCGAGCCCGACGTGTTGCAGCTCTCGTCGGGCGACCTCGTCCCGCGGCTGTTCGACGCTGTCGGCGACGCTCCACTCCGGCTGGGCCGGGAGCCGGGGTACACCCAACTCGCGGCCGCGAGCAGCTACGAGAGCTACGGGCGTGTCGGTCACTCCCCAGCCCGGTACAATCTCCCCGGCCGGGTCGTCGTCGACAGCTCGAACTCGTTTTTCCTAACGGAGACGAATCTCGACGGGCTGCTGGGACTCGTCGAACGCTCCCACAAGCCGCTGCAGGAGGCCGCGTGGGCCAGTATCGGAAACATTCTCACCGCGATGCAGATTCGGGAAGCGCTCAGTCGGGACGTGCTCGTACCGTGGCGGGCGTGGCGCCCAGAGTTTTTCAAGAGCGCGAACACGCTCGAGGCAGCCGACCGCGGCGGGTTCACCTTCGCCCCCGACACCGGTCTCCACGAGAACGTCCACGAACTGGATTTCTCGAGCCTCTACCCGAACATCATGTGCAGCCGGAACATCTCACCCGAGACGGTCTGTTGTGACTGTCACCCCGGCCGCGAGGACGTGCCGGGGCTGGGTTACAGCATCTGTCCGGAGCCGGGCTATCTCCCCGACGTGCTACAGCCGCTTATCGACGACCGCGACGCCATCAAGCAGCGCATCCGCGACAACGAGGGGGACGTTGGTGGGAGTGAAGCGCTGTCGGGTCGGTCGGCAGCCATCAAGTGGATTCTCGTCGCCTGTTTCGGCTACCAAGGATTTTCGAACGCCAAATTCGGCCGGATCGAGTGCCACGAAGCCATCAACGCGTTCGCCCGCGAGATCATCCTCGACGCCAAGGAGACGTTCGAGGCCCACGGCTGGCGAGTCGTCCACGGCATCGTGGACTCACTCTGGGTCACCCCGATGGACGACCAAGCACAGACCGACTTGGAGGCTGTCGCCGACGAGATTAGCAGCGCCACCGAGATTCGCCTGGAGTACGAGGCCGCCTACGACTGGATCGCGTTCTGCCCCCGGCGCAACGACGACGCGGGCGCGCTGACCCGTTACTTCGGGAAGCGCCGGGACGAACCGGTCGACGACGAAGCCAGCTACAAGCGCCGCGGTATCGAGTGCCGCCAGCGCTCGACGCCGCCGTTTATCGCCGACGCACAACTTGCACTGATGCAGGAACTCGGCCGGACACGGTCACCAGCGGCAGTGTGTGACCGCCTCCGGGCCTTCATCCACGAACTTCGAGCGGGAGCGGTCGACCCCCACAACCTGGCCATCACGAACCGCGTCTCCAAGCGGGTCGAGGAGTACAGTCAGTCGACGAAGAACGTCGCTGCACTGGAACGAGCGGGAGATTTGGATCTGGATATGCACCCGGGACAGGACGTCGAGTACGTCGTCGTCGACGACGAGAAGGAGGGGCGGGCGCGGGTTGCGCTCCTGCACGAGGAGCCAGAACGCTACGATGCCGGGTTCTACCGCGACGAACTCTGTCGAGCAGCCGAGTCCGTGCTGGCGCCGGTGGGGTTCCGACGGGACGCTATCGAGCGCTATCTGGCCGACCACGTCGACAGCACCATCGGCGCGTTCGGCGGGTAA
- a CDS encoding threonine synthase (TIGRFAM: Threonine synthase~KEGG: hla:Hlac_1608 pyridoxal-5'-phosphate-dependent protein beta subunit~PFAM: Pyridoxal phosphate-dependent enzyme, beta subunit), translating to MQTTEAFVGLDCIDCGERFDAETATHNCPDCGGILDPAYDYDALDLSREDIEAEPFDSLWRYDALLPFPREAAVSLGEGATPLVECPNLADAMGVGEVYFKDEGHNPTGTFKDRGQTGAMTAAAQHGADTVALNTAGNAGQSSAAYAARAGMDAHVWLPERAGYTQKAMVEVHGGELHVTEGEITDAGTAYAEAIADEDWYSTKTFVTPYRHETKKSMVYETIEQLDWEVPDAVVYPTGGGVGLVGMHKGAKEFRELGLTDELPAMYAAQAEGCAPVVRAWEEGKEIHEAWGDENITTVLNGIAVPDPGASPLILNALKESGGGAVATSDEAVLDAAIDIAQTEGLEMGATCAAAASGAFKLAEEGELGEDDTVVLLNTGAGNKDVDTLRSHLGEREFDAAE from the coding sequence ATGCAGACTACTGAGGCGTTCGTCGGCTTGGACTGTATCGACTGCGGCGAGCGATTCGACGCCGAGACGGCGACCCACAACTGTCCCGACTGTGGCGGCATCCTCGACCCCGCCTACGACTACGATGCGCTCGATCTCTCGCGTGAGGATATCGAGGCCGAACCGTTCGACTCACTCTGGCGCTACGACGCCCTCTTGCCGTTCCCGCGTGAGGCGGCCGTCTCGCTGGGCGAGGGCGCAACCCCGCTGGTCGAATGTCCGAATCTCGCCGATGCGATGGGTGTGGGCGAGGTTTACTTCAAAGACGAGGGCCACAACCCGACGGGCACGTTCAAGGACCGCGGGCAGACCGGCGCGATGACCGCAGCGGCCCAGCACGGTGCCGACACGGTCGCGCTCAACACGGCCGGCAACGCCGGGCAGTCCTCGGCGGCCTACGCCGCCCGCGCCGGGATGGACGCCCACGTCTGGCTTCCGGAGCGCGCAGGCTACACCCAGAAGGCGATGGTCGAGGTCCACGGCGGCGAACTCCACGTCACCGAGGGTGAGATCACCGACGCCGGCACAGCCTACGCCGAGGCCATCGCCGACGAGGACTGGTACTCCACCAAGACGTTCGTGACGCCCTACCGCCACGAGACCAAGAAGTCGATGGTGTATGAGACGATCGAGCAGCTCGACTGGGAGGTGCCAGATGCGGTTGTCTACCCGACCGGCGGTGGGGTTGGCCTCGTCGGAATGCACAAAGGCGCAAAGGAGTTTCGCGAACTCGGCCTCACCGACGAACTGCCGGCGATGTACGCCGCGCAGGCCGAAGGCTGTGCGCCCGTCGTTCGCGCGTGGGAGGAGGGCAAGGAGATTCACGAGGCGTGGGGCGACGAGAACATCACGACCGTTCTCAACGGTATCGCCGTCCCGGACCCCGGGGCCAGCCCGCTCATCCTCAACGCGCTCAAGGAGAGCGGCGGCGGCGCCGTCGCCACCAGCGACGAGGCGGTGCTCGACGCCGCCATCGACATCGCCCAGACCGAGGGCCTGGAGATGGGGGCGACCTGTGCGGCCGCGGCCTCCGGCGCGTTCAAGCTCGCTGAAGAAGGCGAACTCGGAGAGGACGACACGGTCGTCCTGCTCAACACCGGCGCGGGCAACAAGGACGTGGACACGCTGCGAAGTCACCTCGGCGAGCGGGAGTTCGACGCCGCGGAGTAA
- a CDS encoding hypothetical protein (manually curated~KEGG: hje:HacjB3_16946 hypothetical protein), whose translation MSMDPNTAVTTGNATVPELPELNPGLTLLESEGPSTALHALAVDHLLLECGTATWVGTGRHCTTESLNDVAPDRRVLERVDVARGFTPYQHTALLRALHEQLRAETAVVVVPDIDARYRGDDVQGSDGREMLVRALAQLAAVAREHEVPVLCTRTAADEFAAPVEAAAETTYAVQETAMGPRFVGDGFETVVYPVEAGLVQTTLAFWQAVLQARQPLHQATPGSNEVMAGGAN comes from the coding sequence GTGAGTATGGATCCGAACACTGCTGTGACGACCGGGAACGCGACGGTTCCGGAGCTTCCAGAGCTCAACCCGGGCCTCACACTCCTCGAGAGCGAGGGACCGAGTACGGCGCTGCACGCACTCGCGGTCGACCACCTGTTGCTCGAGTGCGGCACAGCCACGTGGGTCGGAACGGGCCGCCACTGCACCACCGAGAGCCTCAACGACGTCGCCCCGGACAGGCGAGTGTTGGAGCGTGTCGATGTCGCCCGCGGCTTCACACCGTACCAACATACGGCGCTGCTCCGGGCGCTTCACGAGCAGCTTCGTGCGGAGACGGCGGTCGTCGTCGTCCCGGATATCGACGCCCGCTACCGCGGCGACGACGTTCAGGGGAGCGACGGCCGGGAGATGCTGGTCAGAGCCCTCGCACAACTCGCCGCGGTAGCCAGGGAGCACGAGGTGCCGGTGCTCTGTACGCGAACGGCGGCCGACGAGTTCGCCGCACCCGTCGAGGCCGCCGCCGAGACGACCTACGCGGTGCAGGAGACCGCAATGGGCCCCCGGTTCGTCGGCGACGGGTTCGAGACGGTGGTCTATCCCGTGGAGGCCGGCTTGGTGCAGACGACACTCGCCTTCTGGCAGGCGGTGCTGCAGGCCCGCCAACCGCTCCACCAGGCGACGCCCGGCTCCAACGAGGTGATGGCCGGTGGGGCGAACTAA
- a CDS encoding metal dependent phosphohydrolase (KEGG: hvo:HVO_2482 phosphohydrolase~PFAM: Metal-dependent phosphohydrolase, HD region, subdomain~SMART: Metal-dependent phosphohydrolase, HD region) has product MTTIKDSVHDHIEVAGVAADLLDTPAVQRLRHIKQLGTVQLVYPSANHTRFEHSLGVYHLAELALDNLGVEGLDAERVRAAALLHDVGHGPFSHNIESLTHRETGKYHDDVADLLAQGQVGDVLRKHGLSPDRVAGLVAGNGKYGQLVSSELDVDRMDYLVRDAHHTGVPYGTIDHGRLVRALRFVDDELVLAPGNVQSAESLLVARALMNPTVYTHHVARISKAMLRGASERLLEADHDLTAEELRRMDDHGLIVALRLHDETAEFARRYAERDLYKRAVWAELGGVPDHLLEVDHAEIRGLEADIAAACELEPREVILDVPSEPSMTESSSRVMVGDEIRELGRQSPLVKALRTAQYQQWRLGVYTVEEATERVGREAVDRLGLEVEGTLVSERRGRAATLDEFVGGE; this is encoded by the coding sequence ATGACGACCATCAAGGACTCCGTCCACGACCACATCGAGGTCGCGGGCGTCGCCGCGGACCTGCTGGACACCCCGGCGGTCCAGCGACTCCGCCACATCAAGCAACTGGGGACTGTCCAGTTGGTCTACCCCTCTGCGAACCACACCCGCTTCGAGCACTCTCTCGGTGTGTATCACCTCGCCGAGCTGGCACTCGATAACCTCGGCGTCGAGGGGCTCGACGCTGAACGAGTCCGGGCGGCTGCCCTCCTCCACGACGTGGGCCACGGCCCGTTCTCGCACAACATCGAATCGCTCACCCACCGCGAGACGGGGAAGTACCACGACGACGTGGCCGACCTGCTTGCACAGGGGCAGGTTGGGGACGTGCTCCGGAAACACGGCCTCTCGCCCGATCGCGTCGCGGGGCTGGTCGCCGGCAACGGCAAGTACGGGCAGTTGGTTTCGAGCGAACTCGACGTTGACCGGATGGACTACCTCGTTCGCGACGCCCACCACACCGGGGTTCCCTACGGCACAATCGACCACGGGCGGCTCGTGCGGGCGCTGCGGTTCGTCGACGACGAACTCGTGCTCGCGCCGGGCAACGTCCAGAGCGCCGAGTCGCTGCTGGTCGCCCGGGCGCTGATGAACCCGACAGTCTACACCCACCACGTCGCCCGCATCAGCAAGGCAATGTTGCGCGGGGCGTCCGAGCGACTGTTGGAGGCCGACCACGACCTGACAGCTGAGGAGCTCCGCCGGATGGACGACCACGGCCTCATCGTCGCGCTCCGACTCCACGACGAGACCGCGGAGTTCGCCCGCCGCTACGCCGAGCGCGACCTCTACAAGCGGGCGGTGTGGGCGGAACTCGGCGGCGTCCCCGACCACCTGCTCGAGGTCGACCACGCCGAGATTCGTGGGCTGGAGGCCGACATCGCGGCTGCCTGTGAATTGGAGCCTCGTGAGGTCATTCTCGACGTGCCGAGCGAGCCGTCGATGACCGAATCCTCCAGCCGAGTGATGGTCGGCGATGAGATCCGCGAACTCGGCCGGCAGTCGCCGCTGGTGAAGGCGCTGCGGACCGCACAGTACCAGCAGTGGCGCCTCGGCGTCTACACCGTCGAGGAAGCCACTGAGCGTGTGGGTCGGGAGGCGGTCGACCGCCTCGGCCTCGAGGTAGAGGGTACGCTGGTGAGCGAGCGCCGCGGCCGTGCGGCCACGCTCGACGAGTTCGTGGGCGGGGAGTAG
- a CDS encoding PilT protein domain protein (PFAM: PilT protein, N-terminal~KEGG: hmu:Hmuk_0267 PilT protein domain protein), producing the protein MTLYDSSVLIDYLDGEPTAVEYVKDHVTERAVAPELVLFELYQGELYKTGPADFDAVDEALAWLSVVDDSSGVARAAAELQAELHDAGATLAARDAFIAGAACALEEPLVASDEDFRVLMETATIDLTLL; encoded by the coding sequence GTGACCCTCTACGACAGCAGTGTTCTCATCGACTACCTTGACGGTGAGCCGACGGCGGTCGAGTACGTCAAGGACCACGTGACTGAGCGGGCTGTCGCACCCGAACTGGTCCTGTTCGAACTCTATCAGGGCGAACTCTACAAAACCGGTCCGGCGGATTTCGACGCCGTGGACGAGGCACTCGCGTGGTTGTCGGTCGTCGACGACTCCAGTGGAGTCGCGCGGGCCGCTGCCGAACTCCAGGCCGAGCTTCACGACGCCGGTGCGACGCTCGCTGCTCGCGACGCGTTCATCGCGGGCGCTGCCTGCGCACTGGAGGAGCCCCTCGTTGCTAGTGACGAAGATTTCCGGGTGCTCATGGAAACGGCAACGATCGATCTGACACTGCTGTAG
- a CDS encoding hypothetical protein (KEGG: nmg:Nmag_3093 hypothetical protein), with protein sequence MNDAEGEADGGAVEELAKRLTLPPDADESEAAAIVAAVGAHMRDQEAAAAAAEDEEATWEHTRWAFTGRVEALQSRTVRVRDGTPTDAWTAAGRTDRL encoded by the coding sequence ATGAACGACGCCGAGGGAGAAGCGGACGGCGGCGCCGTCGAGGAGTTGGCCAAGCGACTGACGCTCCCGCCGGACGCCGACGAGAGCGAGGCAGCGGCCATCGTCGCCGCCGTGGGTGCGCACATGCGCGACCAGGAGGCGGCCGCCGCGGCCGCTGAAGACGAGGAAGCGACCTGGGAGCACACCCGATGGGCGTTCACGGGTCGCGTCGAAGCCCTCCAATCCCGGACAGTCCGGGTGCGCGACGGCACGCCCACGGACGCCTGGACGGCCGCAGGCCGAACCGACCGGCTCTAA
- a CDS encoding Propionyl-CoA carboxylase (KEGG: hbo:Hbor_11050 propionyl-CoA carboxylase carboxyltransferase subunit~PFAM: Carboxyl transferase): protein MTMEDRIEELRERRAEALKGGGEDRIERQHEKGKMTARERIDYFLDDGTFNEFDQFRTHRNHKFGMEEEQVYGDGVVTGYGEVNGRKTFVFAHDFTVFGGSLGEVFAEKVCKVMDKAMQVGAPVIGLNDSAGARIQEGVTALGGYAEIFRRNQEASGVVPQVSAIMGPCAGGAVYSPAMTDFTFMVKDTSHMFITGPDVVETVTGEEVSFEELGGAVTHAKTSGVAHFAEESEKDALDNIRRLLSYLPQNNVEDPPRVDPWDDPERADESLNTVVPDEPRKPYDIHDVLSSVVDEGSFFEVHEEFAKNIVVGFARLDGRSVGIVANQPRVNAGTLDIESSEKAARFVRHCDAFNVPILTFVDVPGFMPGTDQEHEGIIRHGAKLLYAFCEASVPLLTVITRKAYGGAYDVMASSHVGADVNYAWPTAEIAVMGPKGAVNILYRDELQEADDPEARRQELIDEYREEFANPYTAADRGYVDDVIEPPETRQRLVEDLEMLQGKREQTPQKKHGNIPI, encoded by the coding sequence ATGACGATGGAGGACCGCATCGAGGAACTCCGCGAGCGGCGCGCAGAAGCGCTGAAAGGCGGTGGCGAGGACCGCATTGAGCGCCAGCACGAGAAAGGGAAGATGACCGCCCGCGAGCGCATCGACTACTTCCTCGACGACGGCACGTTCAACGAGTTCGACCAGTTCCGCACCCACCGGAACCACAAGTTCGGGATGGAAGAAGAGCAGGTGTACGGCGACGGCGTCGTCACCGGCTACGGCGAGGTCAACGGCCGCAAAACGTTCGTCTTCGCCCACGACTTCACCGTCTTCGGCGGCTCACTCGGCGAGGTCTTTGCAGAGAAGGTCTGTAAGGTGATGGACAAGGCGATGCAGGTCGGCGCGCCCGTCATCGGGCTCAACGACTCCGCCGGCGCCCGGATTCAGGAAGGCGTGACGGCACTCGGCGGCTACGCCGAGATCTTCCGGCGCAATCAGGAGGCCTCCGGGGTCGTCCCGCAGGTCTCGGCCATCATGGGCCCCTGCGCGGGCGGAGCAGTGTACTCCCCCGCGATGACGGACTTCACCTTCATGGTCAAGGACACCAGCCACATGTTCATCACCGGCCCGGACGTCGTCGAGACGGTCACGGGCGAAGAGGTGAGCTTCGAGGAACTCGGCGGCGCCGTCACGCACGCCAAGACCTCCGGTGTCGCCCACTTCGCCGAAGAGAGCGAGAAGGACGCACTGGACAACATCCGGCGGCTGCTCTCCTATCTCCCGCAGAACAACGTCGAGGACCCGCCGCGGGTCGACCCCTGGGACGACCCCGAGCGTGCCGACGAGTCGCTCAACACCGTGGTTCCTGACGAACCGCGCAAACCCTACGACATCCACGACGTGCTCTCCTCGGTCGTCGACGAGGGGTCGTTCTTCGAGGTTCACGAGGAGTTCGCCAAAAACATCGTCGTCGGCTTCGCGCGACTCGACGGCCGCTCGGTCGGTATCGTTGCGAACCAGCCCCGTGTGAACGCCGGCACGCTGGATATCGAGTCCAGCGAGAAGGCTGCCCGGTTCGTCCGGCACTGTGACGCGTTCAACGTCCCCATCCTCACGTTCGTGGACGTTCCCGGCTTCATGCCCGGCACCGACCAGGAGCACGAGGGCATCATTCGCCACGGTGCCAAACTGCTCTACGCCTTCTGTGAGGCCTCCGTCCCGCTCCTCACCGTCATCACGCGGAAGGCCTACGGCGGCGCCTACGACGTGATGGCCTCCAGCCACGTCGGTGCCGACGTGAACTACGCGTGGCCCACCGCCGAAATCGCCGTGATGGGGCCGAAAGGCGCCGTCAACATCCTCTACCGCGACGAACTCCAAGAGGCCGACGACCCCGAGGCGCGCCGGCAGGAGCTCATCGACGAGTACCGCGAGGAGTTCGCCAACCCCTACACCGCAGCAGACCGCGGCTACGTCGACGACGTCATCGAGCCGCCGGAGACCCGCCAGCGCCTCGTGGAGGACCTCGAGATGCTGCAGGGCAAACGCGAGCAGACGCCCCAGAAGAAACACGGGAACATCCCGATATGA